Proteins encoded within one genomic window of Streptomyces sp. NBC_01314:
- a CDS encoding NAD(P)/FAD-dependent oxidoreductase, with the protein MVDADQTFVIVGGGLAGAKAAETLRAEGFTGRVILICDERDHPYERPPLSKGYLLGKEERDTVFVHEPSWYARNDIELHLGQTVDAIDRTAKTVRFGDDGTLVHYDKLLIATGAEPRRLDIPGTDLAGVHHLRRLAHAERLKGVLAALGRDNGHLVIAGAGWIGLEVAAAAREYGAEVTVVEPEPTPLHGVLGPELGNLFAELHREHGVRFHFGARLTEIVGQDGMVLAARTDTGEEHPAHDVLAAIGAAPRVGLAEAAGLELADRSQGGGIAVDAQLRTSDPSVYAAGDVVSFPHALFDTRLRVEHWANALNGGPAAARAMLGKDVTYDRVPYFFSDQYDVGMEYSGWAPPGSYDQVLVRGDAGKREFVAFWVKEGRVLAGMNVNVWDVTEPIQELIRSRAAVDVEALANPQVPLESLIA; encoded by the coding sequence GTGGTCGACGCGGATCAGACATTCGTCATCGTCGGTGGCGGTCTCGCCGGCGCGAAGGCGGCCGAGACGCTCCGAGCGGAGGGCTTCACCGGCCGCGTGATACTGATCTGCGACGAACGAGACCACCCCTACGAGCGCCCGCCGCTCTCCAAGGGCTATCTGCTCGGCAAGGAGGAGCGCGACACCGTCTTCGTCCACGAACCGTCCTGGTACGCGCGCAACGACATCGAGCTGCACCTCGGCCAGACCGTCGACGCGATCGACCGTACGGCGAAGACCGTCCGCTTCGGCGACGACGGCACCCTCGTCCACTACGACAAGCTGCTGATCGCGACCGGCGCCGAGCCCCGCCGCCTGGACATTCCGGGCACCGACCTCGCGGGCGTCCACCATCTGCGCCGCCTCGCCCACGCCGAGCGTCTCAAGGGCGTCCTCGCCGCCCTCGGCCGGGACAACGGCCACCTCGTCATCGCGGGCGCCGGCTGGATCGGCCTGGAGGTGGCGGCCGCGGCCCGGGAGTACGGCGCGGAAGTCACCGTCGTGGAGCCGGAACCCACCCCGCTGCACGGCGTGCTCGGCCCCGAGCTGGGCAACCTCTTCGCCGAGCTGCACCGCGAGCACGGGGTCCGCTTCCACTTCGGCGCGAGGCTCACCGAGATCGTCGGCCAGGACGGGATGGTCCTCGCGGCCCGCACGGACACGGGGGAGGAGCACCCGGCGCACGACGTCCTCGCCGCCATCGGAGCGGCGCCGCGGGTCGGCCTCGCCGAAGCCGCCGGGCTGGAACTGGCCGACAGGTCACAGGGCGGCGGCATCGCGGTGGACGCCCAGCTCCGAACGTCCGACCCCTCCGTCTACGCCGCCGGTGACGTCGTGTCCTTCCCGCACGCCCTCTTCGACACCCGGCTGCGGGTCGAGCACTGGGCCAACGCGCTCAACGGCGGGCCGGCCGCCGCGCGGGCGATGCTGGGGAAGGACGTCACCTACGACCGGGTGCCCTACTTCTTCTCGGACCAGTACGACGTGGGGATGGAGTACTCGGGATGGGCGCCGCCCGGGTCGTACGACCAGGTGCTGGTCCGGGGGGACGCGGGCAAGCGGGAGTTCGTCGCGTTCTGGGTGAAGGAGGGGCGGGTGCTGGCCGGGATGAACGTCAACGTGTGGGATGTCACTGAGCCGATCCAGGAGCTGATCCGGTCCCGGGCCGCGGTGGACGTGGAGGCGCTCGCGAACCCACAGGTACCGTTGGAGAGCCTGATCGCCTAG
- the dnaG gene encoding DNA primase, protein MAGRINDEDVKAVRDAVPIDAVVSEYLQLRNAGGGNLKGLCPFHDEKSPSFQVSPSKGLFHCFGCQEGGDTITFVMKVDHLSFSEAVERLAGQAGITLRYEEGGYNPSHQRGERIRLVEAHKIAAEWYAEQLATSSEADTGRIFLAERGFDQAAAVHFGVGYSPQGWDHLTRFLRGKGFADKELLLSGLSQEGRRGPIDRFRGRLMWPIRDIGGDVVGFGARKLYESDNGPKYLNTPDTALYRKSQVLYGIDLAKQHIAKASRAVVVEGYTDVMACHLAGVTTAIATCGTAFGGDHIKILRRLLMDNGSARVIFTFDGDAAGQKAALRAFEDDQKFAAETYIAIAPDGMDPCELRLAKGDEAVAELTEPRTPLFEFALRQIVARYDLETPAGRASALDEAAPVVARIKNSGAQHEVAVQLAGMLGILDTQFVVKRVAQLARWARDRGGQGPAPSAQRSAQPYESTARPPSGPALTLRNPVFATERELLKLALQRPELVAPAFDAYGVDEFTADQYAAVREAIIEAGGVEYGAVDPQEYLVRVREAAPDDTVRAMVTELAVEAIMRKTVDDMYAGAQLVTVRRRAVERRVRDVQGSLSRATAQGDPAQLAAVQNELWVLQQYDQALRERGAEAL, encoded by the coding sequence GTGGCAGGACGGATCAATGACGAGGACGTGAAGGCGGTACGGGACGCGGTCCCGATCGACGCCGTGGTGTCCGAGTACCTCCAGCTGCGGAACGCGGGCGGAGGAAACCTCAAGGGACTCTGCCCGTTCCACGACGAGAAGTCGCCGTCGTTCCAGGTCAGCCCGAGCAAGGGGCTCTTCCACTGCTTCGGCTGCCAGGAGGGCGGCGACACCATCACGTTCGTGATGAAGGTCGACCACCTGTCCTTCTCGGAGGCGGTCGAGCGGCTGGCCGGCCAGGCCGGCATCACCCTGCGCTACGAGGAGGGCGGCTACAACCCCTCCCACCAGCGCGGTGAGCGGATCCGCCTGGTCGAGGCGCACAAGATCGCCGCCGAGTGGTACGCGGAACAGCTCGCCACCAGCTCCGAGGCCGACACCGGCCGGATCTTCCTCGCCGAGCGCGGCTTCGACCAGGCCGCCGCGGTCCACTTCGGCGTCGGTTACAGCCCCCAGGGCTGGGACCACCTCACCCGCTTCCTCCGCGGCAAGGGCTTCGCCGACAAGGAACTGCTGCTGTCCGGGCTGTCCCAGGAAGGCCGCCGGGGCCCCATAGACCGCTTCCGGGGCCGCCTGATGTGGCCCATCCGCGACATCGGCGGAGACGTGGTCGGCTTCGGCGCCCGCAAGCTCTACGAGTCGGACAACGGCCCGAAGTACCTGAACACCCCGGACACGGCGCTCTACAGGAAGTCCCAGGTGCTGTACGGCATCGACCTCGCCAAGCAGCACATCGCCAAGGCCAGCCGGGCCGTGGTCGTCGAGGGCTACACCGATGTCATGGCCTGCCACCTCGCCGGAGTGACGACCGCGATCGCCACCTGCGGCACGGCCTTCGGCGGCGACCACATCAAGATCCTCCGCCGGCTGCTGATGGACAACGGCTCGGCCCGCGTGATCTTCACCTTCGACGGCGACGCGGCCGGCCAGAAGGCGGCCCTGCGTGCCTTCGAGGACGACCAGAAGTTCGCCGCCGAGACATACATCGCGATCGCCCCGGACGGCATGGACCCGTGCGAGCTGCGCCTCGCGAAGGGCGACGAGGCGGTCGCCGAGCTGACCGAACCCCGCACCCCGCTCTTCGAGTTCGCGCTCCGCCAGATCGTCGCCCGCTACGACCTGGAGACCCCCGCGGGCCGTGCGTCCGCCCTCGACGAGGCGGCGCCCGTCGTGGCCCGCATCAAGAACAGCGGCGCCCAGCACGAGGTCGCCGTGCAGCTCGCCGGCATGCTCGGCATCCTCGACACCCAGTTCGTCGTCAAGCGCGTCGCCCAGCTGGCCCGCTGGGCCCGCGACCGGGGCGGCCAGGGCCCCGCCCCGTCCGCACAGCGCTCGGCACAGCCGTACGAGTCCACCGCCCGGCCCCCGTCCGGCCCGGCCCTCACCCTCCGCAACCCGGTGTTCGCCACCGAACGCGAACTCCTCAAACTCGCCCTCCAGCGCCCGGAGTTGGTCGCCCCCGCCTTCGACGCGTACGGCGTCGACGAGTTCACCGCCGACCAGTACGCGGCCGTCCGCGAGGCGATCATCGAGGCGGGCGGCGTCGAGTACGGCGCCGTGGACCCGCAGGAGTACCTGGTCCGGGTCCGCGAGGCGGCGCCGGACGACACGGTGCGGGCCATGGTGACCGAGCTGGCCGTCGAGGCGATCATGCGCAAGACGGTCGACGACATGTACGCGGGCGCCCAACTGGTCACCGTGCGCCGCCGGGCCGTCGAACGCCGGGTGCGTGACGTCCAGGGCAGCCTGTCGAGGGCGACCGCCCAGGGCGACCCGGCCCAGCTGGCCGCCGTACAGAACGAGTTGTGGGTGCTCCAGCAGTACGACCAGGCGTTGCGGGAACGGGGCGCGGAGGCGCTCTGA
- a CDS encoding RNA polymerase sigma factor — protein MPESSERGRPVPHGSEIPAVPLDEYGMDGGEAARAIPDVPLPYALAATFLEVAPVQTQTLVQNDTGTAIGSDGSEPDAQPDVITAVPAQSRAVHHPEAAAPDGPPEPDEPSAAVVVEVIETAEPPEPVRLPRSRADTSGPSSDLFRQYLREIGRIPLLTAVEEVELARRVEAGLFAEERLANAPDLDTQLALDLDKLVVMGRMAKRRLIEANLRLVVSVAKRYVGRGLTMLDLVQEGNLGLIRAVEKFDYARGYKFSTYATWWIRQAMSRALADQARTIRVPVHVVELINRVVRVQRRMLQERGYEPTPDEVAAHLDLTPERVTEVLRLAQEPVSLHAPVGEEDDVALGDLIEDGDAASPVESAAFLLLREHLEVVLSTLGERERKVVQLRYGLADGRPRTLEEIGRIFGVTRERIRQIESKTLNKLRDHAFADQLRGYLD, from the coding sequence GTGCCTGAGTCCTCGGAGCGCGGCCGACCCGTCCCGCACGGGTCCGAGATCCCCGCGGTTCCGCTCGATGAGTACGGGATGGACGGCGGAGAGGCCGCCCGCGCCATCCCAGACGTACCGCTGCCGTACGCCCTGGCAGCGACATTCCTGGAGGTCGCCCCCGTGCAGACCCAGACCCTCGTACAGAACGACACCGGTACGGCCATCGGTTCCGACGGCTCGGAGCCGGACGCACAGCCCGACGTCATCACCGCGGTGCCCGCCCAGAGCCGCGCCGTGCACCACCCCGAGGCGGCGGCCCCGGACGGCCCGCCCGAGCCCGACGAGCCGTCGGCCGCCGTGGTGGTGGAGGTCATCGAGACGGCCGAACCCCCCGAGCCCGTGAGGCTGCCGCGCAGCCGCGCGGACACCAGCGGCCCCTCCTCGGACCTGTTCCGCCAGTACCTGCGCGAGATCGGCCGCATTCCCCTCCTGACGGCCGTGGAGGAAGTGGAGCTGGCCCGCCGCGTCGAGGCCGGTCTCTTCGCCGAGGAGAGGCTCGCCAACGCCCCCGACCTCGACACCCAGCTCGCCCTGGACCTCGACAAACTGGTCGTCATGGGCCGCATGGCCAAGCGCCGCCTGATCGAGGCGAACCTGCGGCTCGTCGTGTCGGTGGCGAAGCGTTACGTCGGCCGCGGCCTGACCATGCTCGACCTGGTCCAGGAAGGGAATCTGGGCCTCATCCGGGCCGTCGAGAAGTTCGACTACGCCCGCGGCTACAAGTTCTCGACGTACGCGACCTGGTGGATCCGCCAGGCCATGTCCCGCGCGTTGGCCGACCAGGCCCGCACCATCCGAGTCCCGGTCCACGTCGTCGAGTTGATCAACCGGGTCGTGCGCGTCCAGCGCCGCATGCTCCAGGAACGGGGCTACGAGCCCACGCCGGACGAAGTGGCCGCCCACCTCGACCTCACCCCCGAACGCGTCACCGAGGTCCTCCGCCTCGCCCAGGAACCGGTCTCCCTCCACGCCCCCGTGGGCGAGGAGGACGACGTGGCCCTCGGCGACCTCATCGAGGACGGCGACGCGGCGAGCCCCGTGGAATCGGCCGCGTTCCTGCTGCTGAGGGAGCACCTGGAGGTGGTCCTGTCCACGCTGGGTGAACGCGAGCGGAAGGTCGTCCAACTCCGCTACGGCCTGGCGGACGGCCGCCCCCGCACCCTGGAGGAGATCGGCCGCATCTTCGGCGTCACCCGCGAACGCATAAGGCAGATCGAGTCCAAGACCCTCAACAAGCTCAGGGACCACGCCTTCGCGGACCAACTGAGGGGCTACCTGGACTGA
- a CDS encoding ABC transporter ATP-binding protein: MAGPLARMAGAGAPDQHSMDFKGSGKRLLAQFKPERFTMYAMVVCAVLSVGLSVLGPWILGRATDLVFAGVVGREMPAGATKAEVLESMRERGDGGVADMLSGTDFTPGKGIDFDAVGTVLLVALGIFLVAGLLMAAATRLSNRAINRTVYHMREELQGKLSRLPLSYFDKRQRGEVLSRATNDIDNIGQTLQQSMGQLVNSLLTIIGVLVMMFWVSPLLALVALVTVPVSFVVATRVGKRSQPHFVAQWRVTGKLNAHIEEMYTGHTLVKVFGRQEESAKQFAEENDRLYEAGFKAQFNSGIMQPLMFFVSNINYVLVAVVGGLRVATGSLSIGDVQAFIQYSRQFSMPLTQVASMANLVQSGVASAERVFELLDAEEQEADAVPGVRPEELRGRVALEGVSFRYDADKPLIEDLSLVVEPGHTVAIVGPTGAGKTTLVNLLMRFYEVTGGRITLDGVDVASMSRDELRDGIGMVLQDTWLFGGTIAENIAYGASAARKVTRGEIEEAARAAHADRFVRTLPDGYDTVIDDEGTGVSAGEKQLITIARAFLSDPVILVLDEATSSVDTRTEVLIQKAMAKLAHGRTSFVIAHRLSTIRDADTILVMESGAIVEQGAHAELLAADGAYARLYKAQFAEAVAEVD, translated from the coding sequence ATGGCCGGGCCGTTGGCACGGATGGCGGGGGCCGGGGCCCCCGACCAGCACTCCATGGACTTCAAGGGGTCCGGGAAACGGCTGCTCGCGCAGTTCAAGCCCGAGCGGTTCACGATGTACGCGATGGTCGTGTGCGCAGTGCTCAGCGTCGGCCTTTCGGTGCTCGGACCGTGGATTCTCGGCAGGGCGACCGACCTGGTGTTCGCGGGTGTCGTCGGGCGGGAGATGCCGGCGGGCGCCACGAAGGCCGAGGTCCTGGAGTCCATGCGCGAGCGCGGGGACGGCGGGGTCGCCGACATGCTGTCCGGCACGGACTTCACACCGGGCAAGGGCATCGATTTCGACGCCGTCGGCACGGTTCTTCTGGTTGCCCTCGGCATCTTCCTGGTCGCGGGGCTGCTGATGGCGGCGGCCACCCGGCTCTCCAACCGGGCCATCAACCGGACCGTCTACCACATGCGCGAGGAGCTCCAGGGGAAGCTGTCGCGGCTGCCGCTGTCGTACTTCGACAAGCGGCAGCGCGGTGAGGTGCTGAGCCGGGCGACCAACGACATCGACAACATCGGCCAGACGCTGCAGCAGTCGATGGGGCAGCTCGTCAACTCGCTCCTCACCATCATCGGTGTGCTGGTGATGATGTTCTGGGTGTCGCCGCTGCTGGCACTGGTCGCGCTGGTGACCGTGCCCGTGTCGTTCGTGGTGGCCACGCGTGTCGGCAAGCGGTCGCAGCCGCACTTCGTGGCGCAGTGGCGGGTCACCGGGAAGCTCAACGCGCACATCGAGGAGATGTACACCGGGCACACGCTCGTGAAGGTGTTCGGGCGCCAGGAGGAGTCGGCGAAGCAGTTCGCCGAGGAGAACGACCGGCTCTACGAGGCCGGGTTCAAGGCCCAGTTCAACAGCGGGATCATGCAGCCGCTGATGTTCTTCGTCTCGAACATCAACTATGTGCTGGTCGCGGTCGTGGGCGGACTGCGGGTCGCGACCGGCTCGCTGTCCATCGGTGACGTACAGGCCTTCATCCAGTACTCGCGGCAGTTCTCGATGCCGCTGACGCAGGTGGCGTCGATGGCGAACCTGGTGCAGTCGGGGGTCGCGTCCGCCGAGCGGGTCTTCGAACTGCTCGACGCGGAGGAGCAGGAGGCCGACGCCGTGCCCGGGGTGCGGCCCGAGGAACTGCGGGGGCGGGTGGCGCTGGAGGGGGTGTCCTTCCGGTACGACGCCGACAAGCCGCTGATCGAGGATCTGTCGCTGGTCGTCGAGCCGGGGCACACCGTGGCGATCGTCGGGCCGACCGGGGCCGGGAAGACGACCCTGGTGAACCTGCTGATGCGGTTCTACGAGGTCACCGGGGGGCGGATCACGCTCGACGGGGTCGATGTCGCGTCCATGTCCCGGGACGAACTGCGGGACGGGATAGGGATGGTGCTCCAGGACACCTGGCTGTTCGGGGGGACCATCGCGGAGAACATCGCCTACGGGGCCTCCGCCGCGCGGAAGGTCACACGCGGGGAGATCGAGGAGGCGGCGCGGGCGGCGCACGCGGACCGGTTCGTCCGGACGCTGCCCGACGGGTACGACACCGTGATCGACGACGAGGGGACCGGGGTGAGCGCGGGTGAGAAGCAGCTCATCACGATCGCCCGGGCGTTCCTGTCCGATCCGGTGATCCTGGTGCTGGACGAGGCGACGAGTTCGGTCGACACGCGTACCGAGGTGTTGATCCAGAAGGCGATGGCCAAGCTGGCGCATGGGCGTACGTCGTTCGTGATCGCGCATCGGCTGTCGACGATCCGGGACGCCGACACGATTCTGGTGATGGAGAGCGGGGCCATCGTGGAGCAGGGGGCGCACGCGGAGTTGTTGGCTGCGGATGGGGCTTATGCGCGGCTGTACAAGGCGCAGTTCGCCGAGGCTGTGGCCGAGGTGGACTGA
- a CDS encoding ABC transporter ATP-binding protein produces the protein MLIRLLRSHLRPYRTPIILLVLLQFVQTCATLYLPTLNADIIDKGVVEGDTGYILSFGALMVGISLVQVVCNIGAVYYGARTASAVGRDIRAAVFDRVQSFSAREVGHFGAPSLITRTTNDVQQVQMLVLMTFTLVVSAPIMCVGGIVLALGLDVPLSGVLLAVVPVLGISVSLIVRRLRPLFRTMQERLDTVNRVLREQITGNRVIRAFVRDDYEKDRFRKANAELTDVSLGTGRMLALMFPIVMTVVNVSSIAVVWFGAHRIDSGGMEIGALTAFLAYLMQIVMAVMMATFMFMMMPRAEVCAERIQEVLDTETSVVPPVEPVRELRRHGFLEVRSAGFRYPGAEEPVLRSIEIVARPGETTAVIGSTGSGKSTLLGLVPRLFDVTDGEVLVDGVDVRKLDPKLLAKTVSLVPQKPYLFSGTVATNLRYGNPDATDEELWHALEVAQAKEFVSRLENGLDSPIAQGGTNVSGGQRQRLAIARTLVQRPEIYLFDDSFSALDYATDAALRAALGRETADATVVIVAQRVATIRDADRIVVLDEGRVVGTGRHHELMTDNETYREIVLSQLTEAEAA, from the coding sequence GTGCTCATACGATTGCTGAGAAGTCATCTTCGTCCGTACCGGACACCGATCATCCTGTTGGTGCTGCTGCAGTTCGTGCAGACGTGCGCCACGCTCTACCTGCCCACACTGAACGCGGACATCATCGACAAGGGCGTGGTGGAGGGGGACACGGGTTACATCCTGTCCTTCGGAGCGCTGATGGTCGGCATCTCGTTGGTGCAGGTCGTCTGCAACATCGGGGCCGTCTACTACGGCGCCCGCACCGCCTCGGCGGTCGGCCGGGACATCCGGGCCGCCGTTTTCGACCGGGTGCAGTCGTTCTCGGCACGTGAGGTCGGTCACTTCGGGGCCCCGTCGCTGATCACGCGGACGACGAACGATGTGCAGCAGGTGCAGATGCTGGTGCTCATGACGTTCACGCTGGTGGTGTCGGCGCCGATCATGTGCGTCGGCGGCATCGTGCTGGCGCTCGGGCTGGACGTGCCGTTGTCGGGGGTGCTGCTGGCCGTCGTACCGGTGCTCGGCATCTCCGTCAGCCTGATCGTGCGCCGGCTGCGCCCCCTGTTCCGCACGATGCAGGAGCGGCTGGACACCGTGAACCGGGTACTGCGGGAGCAGATCACCGGCAACCGGGTCATCCGTGCCTTCGTGCGGGACGACTACGAGAAGGACCGGTTCCGTAAGGCGAACGCCGAGCTGACGGACGTGTCGCTGGGAACCGGGCGGATGCTCGCGCTGATGTTCCCGATCGTGATGACGGTCGTCAACGTGTCGTCGATCGCGGTGGTGTGGTTCGGTGCCCACCGGATCGACAGCGGCGGGATGGAGATCGGCGCGCTCACCGCCTTCCTCGCCTATCTGATGCAGATCGTCATGGCTGTGATGATGGCCACCTTCATGTTCATGATGATGCCGCGCGCGGAGGTGTGCGCCGAGCGCATCCAGGAGGTGCTGGACACCGAAACGAGTGTGGTGCCGCCGGTCGAGCCCGTCCGGGAGCTGCGGCGGCACGGGTTCCTGGAGGTGCGGAGTGCGGGCTTCCGCTATCCGGGTGCCGAGGAGCCGGTGCTCAGGTCCATCGAGATCGTCGCGCGGCCCGGTGAGACGACCGCCGTCATCGGGTCCACGGGCAGCGGGAAGTCGACGCTGCTCGGGCTGGTCCCCCGGCTGTTCGACGTCACCGACGGTGAGGTGCTGGTGGACGGCGTCGACGTACGGAAGCTCGATCCGAAGCTGCTGGCCAAGACCGTGAGCCTGGTGCCGCAGAAGCCGTATCTCTTCTCGGGGACCGTGGCGACGAACCTGCGGTACGGCAATCCGGACGCCACCGACGAGGAGTTGTGGCACGCGCTGGAGGTGGCGCAGGCCAAGGAGTTCGTGTCCCGGCTGGAGAACGGGCTGGACTCGCCCATCGCGCAGGGCGGGACGAACGTGTCCGGCGGGCAGCGGCAGCGGCTCGCGATCGCGCGGACGCTGGTGCAGCGCCCGGAGATCTATCTGTTCGATGATTCCTTCTCCGCGCTCGACTACGCGACCGACGCCGCGCTGCGGGCGGCGCTGGGGCGGGAGACCGCCGACGCGACCGTCGTGATCGTCGCCCAGCGGGTGGCGACCATCCGGGACGCCGACAGGATCGTCGTCCTCGACGAGGGCCGGGTCGTCGGCACCGGACGCCACCACGAGCTGATGACCGACAACGAGACCTACCGGGAGATCGTCCTCTCCCAGCTCACGGAAGCGGAGGCAGCCTGA
- a CDS encoding FGGY family carbohydrate kinase produces MGIVAGLDSSPEFTRIVVCDSDTGAVLRQGYAPHPLESAEGGGRPSDVDPQAWLLSLGEAATGGLLEGVQAIGVSSQQNGLIALDAQGNTVRPAMVGGDKRTQVAAADLVDALGGRGAWAEAVGCVPGAAQPVTKLRWMSRTEPDAAMRTAVLLQAHDWLVWQLLGRPVRRTTDRGGASGTGYWNAASGQYRTDLVEMALGHQVMLPEVLGPSDAAGTTPEGLLISAGTGETMAAAFGLGIGLGDAVVSLGASGSVMAVHTTALVDSSGMITSLADATGMHLPVVTTLNAVRTLRGAAEMLGVADLEGLSDLAMKSTPGSHGLVMLPYLEGERTPNLPHTAGTLAGLRRESMKPEHFARAAFEGMLCGLADALDVLRGRGVDVRRIFLLGAAAGLPAVQAAAPALFGVQVVVPQPADYAAVGAARQAAWALGVTQGALDPRTPPMWPGAAAQVLDPGDELAVGQAVRQQYVSVREQTHPGAFRA; encoded by the coding sequence ATGGGGATAGTCGCCGGGCTGGACAGTTCGCCCGAATTTACGCGCATTGTCGTCTGTGACTCGGACACAGGGGCCGTGCTCAGGCAGGGGTATGCCCCGCACCCGCTGGAGTCGGCGGAGGGCGGGGGGCGCCCGTCGGACGTCGATCCGCAGGCCTGGCTGCTGTCCCTGGGGGAGGCGGCCACCGGAGGCCTGCTGGAGGGCGTGCAGGCGATCGGGGTGTCGTCCCAGCAGAACGGGCTGATCGCGCTGGACGCACAGGGCAACACCGTGCGCCCCGCGATGGTCGGCGGCGACAAGCGGACCCAGGTCGCGGCGGCCGACCTCGTCGACGCGCTCGGGGGGCGCGGCGCGTGGGCGGAGGCCGTCGGCTGCGTGCCGGGGGCCGCGCAGCCGGTGACCAAGCTGCGCTGGATGAGCCGTACGGAACCGGATGCCGCCATGCGGACGGCCGTACTGCTGCAGGCGCACGACTGGCTGGTCTGGCAGTTGCTGGGGCGGCCGGTCAGAAGGACGACGGACCGGGGCGGGGCGTCCGGGACCGGGTACTGGAACGCGGCGAGCGGGCAGTACCGCACGGATCTGGTCGAGATGGCGCTCGGGCACCAGGTCATGCTCCCCGAGGTGCTCGGCCCCTCGGACGCCGCCGGTACGACACCGGAGGGGCTCCTCATCTCCGCCGGCACCGGTGAGACCATGGCCGCCGCGTTCGGGCTCGGCATCGGGCTCGGGGACGCGGTGGTGTCGCTGGGGGCCTCCGGGTCCGTCATGGCCGTCCACACCACGGCGCTCGTCGACTCCTCCGGGATGATCACTTCGTTGGCCGATGCCACGGGTATGCATCTGCCGGTCGTCACCACGCTGAACGCCGTACGGACGTTGCGCGGGGCCGCCGAGATGCTGGGCGTGGCCGATCTGGAGGGGCTGTCCGACCTGGCGATGAAGTCGACGCCCGGGTCGCACGGGCTGGTGATGCTGCCGTATCTGGAGGGTGAGCGGACGCCGAACCTGCCGCACACGGCGGGGACGCTGGCCGGGCTGCGGCGGGAGTCGATGAAGCCGGAGCACTTCGCGCGGGCCGCGTTCGAGGGGATGCTGTGCGGGCTCGCGGACGCACTGGACGTGCTGCGCGGCCGGGGTGTCGACGTGCGGCGGATCTTCCTGCTGGGTGCGGCGGCGGGGCTGCCCGCCGTGCAGGCGGCGGCGCCGGCGCTGTTCGGGGTACAGGTGGTGGTGCCGCAGCCCGCGGACTACGCGGCGGTCGGCGCCGCGCGGCAGGCCGCGTGGGCGCTCGGGGTCACGCAGGGGGCGCTCGATCCGCGTACGCCACCGATGTGGCCGGGGGCGGCGGCGCAGGTTCTGGACCCGGGGGACGAGCTGGCTGTGGGGCAGGCGGTTCGGCAGCAGTACGTCTCGGTTCGTGAGCAGACGCATCCTGGGGCGTTTCGGGCCTGA
- a CDS encoding YtxH domain-containing protein has translation MRYRLTFFAGLALGYVLGTRAGRERYEQLKKSARQVAQNPAVRNTAESAAQQGRVYVGKAYHVVSEKVGDRVPDLVAERVRSLRERNANGSAGDDWGTSNT, from the coding sequence ATGCGCTATCGGCTCACGTTCTTTGCCGGACTGGCTCTGGGCTACGTGCTCGGCACACGGGCCGGACGTGAACGCTACGAACAGCTGAAGAAGTCGGCGCGCCAGGTCGCGCAGAACCCCGCGGTGCGCAACACCGCCGAGTCGGCCGCCCAGCAGGGGCGCGTCTACGTCGGCAAGGCGTACCACGTGGTCAGCGAGAAGGTCGGGGACCGCGTGCCCGACCTGGTCGCCGAGCGGGTCCGCTCGCTGCGCGAACGCAATGCGAACGGCTCAGCCGGAGATGACTGGGGCACGAGCAATACCTAG